A region of Myxococcus stipitatus DSM 14675 DNA encodes the following proteins:
- a CDS encoding nucleoside deaminase, with amino-acid sequence MMEPTPSAEAHMREALALARANIPTGGRPFGAVLVREGQVIARAVNEINQTQDPTAHAELLAIRRASQHLGSARLDGCIIYASGHPCPMCLAAMHLCGIQAVYYAYSNEDGEPHGLSTARVYGQMALPPQSQSIPVRALRPSGEQGLYDAWRK; translated from the coding sequence ATGATGGAGCCCACCCCTTCGGCCGAAGCCCACATGCGCGAGGCCCTGGCGCTGGCCCGCGCCAACATCCCGACGGGAGGACGTCCCTTCGGGGCCGTGCTGGTGCGGGAGGGACAGGTGATTGCCCGCGCGGTCAACGAAATCAACCAGACCCAGGACCCCACCGCGCACGCGGAGCTGCTCGCCATCCGCCGGGCAAGTCAGCACCTGGGCAGCGCGCGGCTCGACGGCTGCATCATCTACGCGAGCGGGCATCCCTGCCCCATGTGTCTGGCCGCCATGCACCTGTGCGGCATCCAGGCCGTCTATTACGCCTACTCGAACGAGGACGGCGAACCCCATGGCCTCTCCACCGCCAGGGTCTATGGGCAGATGGCCCTGCCGCCTCAATCACAGTCGATCCCGGTGCGGGCCCTGCGGCCCTCGGGGGAGCAGGGCCTGTATGACGCGTGGCGGAAATGA
- a CDS encoding NBR1-Ig-like domain-containing protein: MPAPSPFSTCLLWAGLLLLKGSPAAAEALHSERGGLHSTPLAHRPSRTAAMLDPLRSLAITDHAIVSTITARSVFEQLVSQAGPSGFTAEQLFRQLWDTQNPAPGAADLPGGPHCSDNGNTLNGAPYVCRSIEGIDATDRTPASIDSYVLVGLFNRFDLAPADGADCGEYRMSFARFVPAPQARSRNRFIFEGVLPNPTPELGLEGCRPVARAWADLSTVDDPLQRGRLVKALFFEGVGSDRNPVIHPHHYGDNPTGAGQLRTNQFMQLGVNEPSPWLLREFKLEHRCDATRCTLRFIPVTTKSTPRGNFFNALNTTPLAVGFREHFITQVASLAVEDFHRFNYVVPDIYNAAQSSPQLMRDGVDDFIAQFNKAPTPNPFFDALQAELQRIGSPLSPHHIVARAESLSCGGCHEHTKGRDLGGGVGTFPIGSPRFVQSNDLLFPPPQPGDPRLYGASTTHTSTLLPFRQQILGAFLDTPPLDAGFVRPGTEVASVQAGQVFQGTVTVTNTGTTKWSAANDTRGISLDGTAHLELDAGDALLLGQSKTFSFTHTAPTVPGLATYRWRMQRAGTAFGPELSFTLHVLPASGAAPRKR, from the coding sequence ATGCCTGCCCCATCCCCATTCTCGACCTGCCTGCTGTGGGCGGGACTTCTCCTGCTGAAGGGAAGCCCCGCCGCCGCGGAGGCCCTCCACTCCGAGCGCGGGGGCCTTCATTCCACGCCCCTGGCACATCGCCCTTCCCGCACCGCGGCGATGCTGGACCCGCTGCGCTCGCTCGCCATCACCGACCACGCCATCGTCTCCACCATCACGGCGCGGAGCGTGTTCGAGCAGCTCGTCAGCCAGGCGGGCCCGTCGGGCTTCACGGCGGAGCAGCTCTTCCGCCAGCTCTGGGACACCCAGAACCCCGCGCCCGGCGCCGCCGACCTGCCCGGCGGTCCGCACTGCTCCGACAACGGCAACACCCTCAACGGCGCGCCGTATGTCTGTCGGAGCATCGAGGGAATCGACGCCACCGACCGGACGCCCGCGTCCATCGACAGCTACGTCCTCGTGGGCCTCTTCAATCGCTTCGACCTGGCCCCCGCGGATGGGGCCGACTGCGGCGAGTACCGGATGTCCTTCGCCCGGTTCGTTCCGGCCCCGCAGGCCCGCTCGCGAAACCGCTTCATCTTCGAGGGCGTCCTCCCCAACCCCACACCCGAGCTGGGGCTGGAGGGGTGTCGTCCCGTCGCCCGGGCGTGGGCGGACCTCTCCACCGTCGATGACCCGCTCCAGCGCGGCCGCCTCGTGAAGGCCCTCTTCTTCGAGGGCGTGGGCTCGGACCGCAACCCCGTCATCCACCCGCACCACTATGGCGACAACCCCACGGGCGCGGGCCAGCTTCGCACCAATCAGTTCATGCAACTGGGTGTCAACGAGCCCTCCCCCTGGTTGCTGCGCGAGTTCAAGCTCGAGCACCGGTGCGATGCGACGAGATGCACGTTGCGCTTCATCCCCGTCACCACGAAGTCCACGCCCCGGGGGAACTTCTTCAACGCCTTGAACACCACGCCCCTCGCGGTGGGCTTCCGCGAGCACTTCATCACCCAGGTCGCGAGCCTCGCCGTCGAGGACTTCCACCGCTTCAACTACGTCGTCCCCGACATCTACAACGCCGCCCAGAGCAGCCCGCAGCTCATGCGCGACGGCGTGGACGACTTCATCGCGCAGTTCAACAAGGCCCCCACCCCCAACCCGTTCTTCGACGCGCTCCAGGCGGAGCTCCAGCGAATCGGCAGCCCCCTGTCACCCCACCACATCGTGGCGCGCGCGGAGTCGCTGTCGTGTGGTGGCTGCCATGAGCACACCAAGGGGCGCGACCTGGGAGGCGGCGTGGGCACCTTCCCCATCGGGTCCCCTCGCTTCGTGCAGAGCAACGACCTGCTGTTCCCGCCGCCGCAACCCGGGGACCCCAGGCTCTACGGCGCCTCCACCACCCACACCTCCACGCTCCTTCCGTTCCGCCAGCAGATTCTCGGCGCCTTCCTGGACACGCCTCCCCTGGACGCGGGCTTCGTGCGCCCCGGCACGGAGGTGGCCTCCGTCCAGGCGGGCCAGGTCTTCCAGGGCACGGTGACGGTGACCAACACCGGCACCACGAAGTGGAGCGCCGCGAATGACACCCGGGGCATCTCCCTGGATGGCACCGCGCACCTGGAGCTGGACGCCGGTGACGCCCTCCTGCTCGGACAGTCGAAGACGTTCTCCTTCACGCACACCGCGCCCACCGTCCCCGGCCTCGCCACCTACCGCTGGCGCATGCAGCGCGCGGGGACCGCGTTCGGCCCCGAGCTGTCCTTCACCCTCCACGTGCTGCCCGCTTCGGGCGCGGCGCCTCGGAAGCGGTAG
- a CDS encoding YdeI/OmpD-associated family protein translates to MARAERRAVEEAPTRTFRGAAEFEAWLDEHGGARAGVWLKLAKKGTGIASLTDDEAVDVGLCFGWISGQRKSLDERYYLQKYVPRRPRSRWSCVNVRKVEVLLAQGRMRPAGLAEVEAAKADGRWSAAYESQRNATVPDDLSAVLAANPQAARAFESLGKTRRYSLILEVVTARTEAGRASHVRRVVESLESATASEAPRPKRAARGG, encoded by the coding sequence ATGGCGCGCGCTGAGCGGCGGGCGGTCGAGGAGGCGCCGACGCGGACGTTCCGAGGCGCGGCGGAGTTCGAGGCGTGGCTCGACGAGCACGGCGGCGCTCGGGCCGGGGTCTGGTTGAAGCTCGCGAAGAAGGGGACGGGGATTGCCTCGCTGACGGATGACGAGGCGGTGGATGTGGGGCTGTGCTTCGGCTGGATTTCCGGCCAGCGGAAGTCGCTCGACGAGCGCTACTACCTCCAGAAGTACGTGCCTCGCAGGCCGCGCAGCCGGTGGTCTTGCGTGAATGTGCGCAAGGTGGAGGTGCTGCTCGCCCAGGGACGGATGCGGCCGGCGGGCCTGGCCGAGGTCGAGGCCGCGAAGGCGGACGGGCGCTGGTCCGCCGCCTACGAGTCGCAGCGGAACGCCACCGTCCCCGACGACCTGTCCGCCGTGCTGGCCGCGAATCCCCAGGCGGCGCGTGCCTTCGAGTCCCTGGGCAAGACGCGGCGCTACTCGCTCATCCTCGAGGTCGTGACGGCGCGCACGGAGGCGGGGCGCGCGAGCCACGTGCGCCGCGTCGTCGAGTCGCTCGAGTCCGCTACCGCTTCCGAGGCGCCGCGCCCGAAGCGGGCAGCACGTGGAGGGTGA
- a CDS encoding VOC family protein: MSFLRGMSTLTLWAENLPEATRWYTELLGTEPYFRSEDAGRGPGYVEFRIGDHQHELGIIDRRFAPKGLELGKGGAVVYWHVDDVPSALARMLERGAQLLDGVRERGPGFVTASVIDPFGNVLGLMFNRHYLDMLGARDGAR, from the coding sequence ATGAGCTTCTTGCGCGGAATGAGCACCTTGACGCTGTGGGCGGAGAACCTGCCGGAGGCGACCCGCTGGTACACGGAGCTGCTGGGGACCGAGCCCTACTTCCGCAGTGAGGACGCGGGCCGGGGGCCGGGCTACGTCGAGTTCCGCATCGGTGACCATCAGCACGAGCTGGGCATCATCGACCGGCGCTTCGCCCCGAAGGGGCTCGAGCTGGGCAAGGGAGGCGCGGTCGTCTACTGGCACGTGGACGATGTCCCCTCGGCGCTCGCGCGGATGCTGGAGCGGGGCGCGCAGCTCCTCGACGGCGTCCGGGAGCGCGGCCCGGGCTTCGTCACGGCCTCGGTCATCGACCCCTTCGGCAACGTGCTGGGCCTGATGTTCAACCGGCACTACCTGGACATGCTGGGGGCTCGCGATGGCGCGCGCTGA
- a CDS encoding helix-turn-helix transcriptional regulator, with product MKREPVIDRLDRVLGLLASRPSWTAAELAEELGVCVRTVRRDLARLEARGVPIESDAGRGGGVRVPPRTGLGRVQLDAHEVLDLLLALALAEQLRSPLLLSTLKGLRQKLAASFPPEDRARVSGLRRRILVGPSSRNIAATWKPPTTSVLRPIQEAFFEQHALELTYRTNDVSTVRVVEPHYLLLSWPAWFLLVWDHLRGAVRMLRVDRIEAARLTASTFRIRDSKQMLATLGDIFSAV from the coding sequence TTGAAGCGTGAACCCGTCATCGACCGGCTGGACCGCGTCCTGGGCCTGCTCGCCTCCCGTCCTTCCTGGACCGCCGCCGAGCTGGCGGAGGAGCTGGGCGTCTGCGTGCGCACCGTCCGCAGGGACCTGGCGCGGCTCGAGGCACGCGGAGTCCCCATCGAGTCGGACGCGGGGCGAGGAGGCGGGGTGCGCGTGCCGCCTCGGACGGGGCTGGGGCGCGTGCAGCTCGATGCCCACGAGGTGCTCGACCTGCTCCTCGCCCTGGCGCTCGCGGAGCAGCTGCGCTCTCCGCTGCTGCTGTCGACCCTCAAGGGCCTGCGGCAGAAGCTCGCCGCGTCATTCCCGCCCGAGGACCGCGCCCGGGTGAGCGGACTGCGTCGGAGGATTCTCGTCGGCCCCAGCTCCCGGAACATCGCCGCGACCTGGAAGCCGCCGACGACCTCCGTGCTCCGCCCCATCCAGGAGGCGTTCTTCGAGCAGCACGCCCTGGAGCTGACCTACCGCACGAACGACGTGAGCACGGTGCGCGTCGTGGAGCCGCACTACCTGCTGCTCAGCTGGCCCGCCTGGTTCCTGCTCGTCTGGGACCACCTGCGCGGCGCGGTCCGCATGCTGCGCGTCGACCGCATCGAGGCGGCGCGGCTCACCGCCTCGACGTTCCGAATCAGGGACTCGAAGCAGATGCTCGCCACGCTCGGCGACATCTTCTCCGCCGTCTAG
- a CDS encoding TonB-dependent receptor produces the protein MKTSLLRGGGALALLLVAFFATLPLPALAAGQNYGRMAGYVYDPTGAPLAEVPLTVSGPALQQPQSRTSGEDGRFEFDTLPPGENYVLEVNVPGFAPIKKTGITVLLGQASQVDVKLEVFTETQAVATYEIVEKVNPIINPDSAQTGAVMTAEKAATSPVFTQVQAMPQLVAGVGQGNAPSLRAGLSRYGKFYIDGMDTSDVVDGSISSPMSFYAVENFEVITGGLDAQYNSLGLIENVVSKSGSNKFTYDVTMILSPAWANAKYRGAANQNPNVANYTQNEVPLSETAFYSPLVGVGGPIIKDKLWFYFSGQWNFSHRETPLGEENRPSDTETRLARLKLTWQPTPKDRVSLAFNYDNNNITNQVSSTFASPEAETKIDRGGFFTILNYDRSFTDNVLFQLQTGITYKDIWNGPMDEDSQDIAHIYNSTTYRNAGALRNEVGNLVTEERMRFQFDPTLLFKVKNHQMKAGVQISYLSGDKTAQVIGNRRFNDRNGECNPDDPSTFQYCNERIDFYNSEGVQAPLTTEASVLTTGAFIQDRWNVNRYLTLVAGLRADVGRLYGDNNQFITNLVGIGPRFSATYDIFGNRSTLVKAHYGRSNEVGDVFIAQHANPELLQVRSTFAGGAFADCAPDTVGNTQCSVAGGASGRTFDKKNHTPPSVDELSLGLHHAISEGAVIGTDLTYRKYNNMWVDEEVNRIWDPSGQRVIGYVDNVAHTVVKIHNPDEAWRDYKGIDLWAQGRTGAWDLLASYTLGFSNGTVGDYFDGYGANPRFKKFFEGPSPEDIRHTIKGAVGYTTTFGLDFGVRFNYRTGAPMWMFQEGSVDRQRVVRSPRGTGHAYNTANGIPDFNDPAAISELRQPSQFLFDVQARYDLNRIVKTQETKMELTLILFNVLNNSDVTFVQEQWRSNNNRFGTATSRRSPMQAELLLRVRN, from the coding sequence ATGAAGACCTCCCTCCTCCGAGGCGGTGGCGCGCTCGCGCTGCTGCTCGTCGCGTTCTTCGCGACGCTTCCCCTGCCCGCGCTCGCCGCCGGTCAGAACTACGGCCGCATGGCCGGTTACGTCTATGACCCGACGGGCGCGCCGCTCGCCGAGGTGCCGCTGACGGTGAGCGGCCCGGCGCTGCAGCAGCCCCAGTCGCGCACCAGCGGCGAGGACGGCCGCTTCGAGTTCGACACCCTGCCCCCGGGCGAGAACTACGTCCTGGAGGTCAACGTCCCGGGCTTCGCCCCCATCAAGAAGACGGGCATCACCGTCCTCCTGGGCCAGGCCTCGCAGGTGGACGTGAAGCTGGAGGTGTTCACCGAGACGCAGGCGGTGGCCACCTACGAGATCGTCGAGAAGGTCAACCCCATCATCAACCCGGACTCCGCCCAGACGGGCGCGGTGATGACGGCGGAGAAGGCGGCCACCTCGCCTGTCTTCACGCAGGTGCAGGCCATGCCGCAGCTGGTCGCGGGCGTCGGCCAGGGCAACGCGCCCAGCCTCCGCGCCGGCCTGTCGCGCTACGGCAAGTTCTACATCGACGGCATGGACACGTCCGACGTCGTCGACGGCAGCATCAGCTCGCCGATGAGCTTCTACGCGGTGGAGAACTTCGAGGTCATCACGGGCGGCCTGGATGCCCAGTACAACTCGCTGGGCCTCATCGAGAACGTCGTCAGCAAGAGCGGCTCCAACAAGTTCACCTACGACGTGACGATGATCCTGTCGCCGGCGTGGGCGAACGCGAAGTACCGCGGCGCGGCCAACCAGAACCCCAACGTCGCCAACTACACGCAGAACGAGGTCCCGCTGTCCGAGACCGCCTTCTACAGCCCGCTGGTCGGCGTGGGCGGTCCCATCATCAAGGACAAGCTCTGGTTCTACTTCTCCGGTCAGTGGAACTTCTCCCACCGCGAGACGCCGCTGGGTGAGGAGAACCGCCCGTCCGACACCGAGACGCGCCTGGCCCGCCTGAAGCTCACCTGGCAGCCCACGCCGAAGGACCGCGTGTCCCTGGCGTTCAACTACGACAACAACAACATCACCAACCAGGTCTCCTCGACGTTCGCCTCCCCCGAGGCGGAGACGAAGATCGACCGCGGCGGCTTCTTCACCATCCTCAACTACGACCGCAGCTTCACGGACAACGTCCTGTTCCAGCTCCAGACGGGTATCACCTACAAGGACATCTGGAACGGTCCGATGGACGAGGACTCGCAGGACATCGCCCACATCTACAACAGCACCACGTACCGGAACGCCGGCGCGCTGCGCAACGAAGTGGGCAACCTGGTGACGGAAGAGCGCATGCGCTTCCAGTTCGACCCGACGCTGCTCTTCAAGGTGAAGAACCACCAGATGAAGGCGGGCGTGCAGATCAGCTACCTGAGCGGCGACAAGACGGCGCAGGTGATTGGCAACCGCCGCTTCAACGACCGCAACGGCGAGTGCAACCCGGATGACCCGTCGACGTTCCAGTACTGCAACGAGCGCATCGACTTCTACAACAGCGAGGGCGTGCAGGCGCCGCTGACCACGGAGGCCTCGGTGCTGACCACCGGCGCCTTCATCCAGGACCGCTGGAACGTCAACCGCTACCTGACGCTGGTGGCGGGTCTGCGCGCGGACGTGGGCCGGCTGTACGGTGACAACAACCAGTTCATCACCAACCTGGTGGGCATCGGCCCGCGCTTCTCGGCCACGTACGACATCTTCGGCAACCGCAGCACGCTGGTGAAGGCGCACTACGGCCGCTCCAACGAGGTCGGCGACGTCTTCATCGCGCAGCACGCCAACCCCGAGCTGCTCCAGGTCCGGTCCACCTTCGCGGGTGGCGCGTTCGCGGACTGTGCGCCCGACACCGTCGGCAACACGCAGTGCAGCGTCGCGGGTGGCGCCTCCGGCCGCACCTTCGACAAGAAGAACCACACCCCGCCCAGCGTGGATGAGCTGTCGCTCGGCCTGCACCACGCCATCAGCGAGGGCGCCGTCATCGGCACCGACCTGACCTACCGCAAGTACAACAACATGTGGGTGGACGAGGAGGTCAACCGCATCTGGGACCCGTCCGGTCAGCGCGTGATCGGCTACGTGGACAACGTGGCCCACACGGTGGTGAAGATCCACAACCCGGACGAGGCGTGGCGTGACTACAAGGGCATCGACCTGTGGGCGCAGGGCCGCACGGGCGCGTGGGACCTGCTGGCCAGCTACACCCTGGGCTTCAGCAACGGCACGGTGGGCGACTACTTCGACGGCTACGGCGCCAACCCGCGCTTCAAGAAGTTCTTCGAGGGTCCGTCCCCCGAGGACATCCGCCACACCATCAAGGGCGCCGTCGGCTACACCACGACGTTCGGCCTCGATTTCGGCGTGCGCTTCAACTACCGCACGGGCGCGCCCATGTGGATGTTCCAGGAAGGCTCCGTCGACCGGCAGCGCGTCGTCCGCTCGCCGCGCGGCACGGGCCACGCCTACAACACCGCCAACGGCATCCCGGACTTCAATGACCCGGCCGCCATCTCCGAGCTGCGCCAGCCGAGCCAGTTCCTGTTCGACGTCCAGGCCCGCTACGACCTGAACCGCATCGTGAAGACGCAGGAGACGAAGATGGAGCTCACGCTCATCCTCTTCAACGTCCTGAACAACAGCGACGTCACGTTCGTCCAGGAGCAGTGGCGCTCGAACAACAACCGCTTCGGCACGGCGACCAGCCGCCGCAGCCCGATGCAGGCCGAGCTGCTGCTGCGCGTGCGCAACTAG
- a CDS encoding bifunctional metallophosphatase/5'-nucleotidase, whose translation MTSSTRPFRFGLLSALLAACASTPPAPEAAPQVPPPARSSAAEVAPEPLRITVVGTNDLHGWVMPSRATLPNGAAVEQGGLAAFAGYLRILRAENPDGVLLLDGGDLFQGTLASNLTEGAVVIDAMNTLGYSASALGNHEFDFGPAGPLSVGIDGEDPFGALKARIAQAKFPIMGVNVTDSQTGGVPTWLGNDGTLLVERRGVRIGIMGLATPHTPQVTNPVNVASLRFAPLAPVALATAQALRARGAEVVVAVAHAGAVCKRHDNPRDASSCDRGDSEIVELLEELPEGTLDAVVAGHTHQPVGHFIRGTPVIETSGKGRAFGLVDLYVDPVTRKVLPEKSKLEGSIPVCVRVDSTVGTCDERKLKDTKQVELAPATFRGQPVVVDAAMEAQLSQALAQVEEVQRRPLGVRVPETLTRNYEAESPLGSVLSDALRAVSKSDIALLNSGGLRAELPAGELTYGALFEVLPFDNTIAVLTVSTEELKRLLEAAYARKGIYQVSGLKVRVETCNGVSKLASVTLANGKPLPANKRFRVAMPDFLARGGGGLDDVLKTLAPESIDLGERQALTLRDGLIEHWKARGKALVAPTPGRLVRITGASCPKAPASEAGKASSK comes from the coding sequence GTGACTTCCTCCACGCGTCCCTTCCGTTTCGGGCTGCTGTCCGCCCTCCTCGCCGCTTGTGCCTCCACGCCCCCCGCGCCGGAGGCCGCTCCCCAGGTGCCACCGCCCGCGCGCTCGAGCGCCGCGGAAGTCGCGCCGGAGCCCCTCCGCATCACCGTGGTGGGAACCAACGACCTGCACGGCTGGGTCATGCCCTCCCGCGCCACGCTGCCCAACGGCGCGGCGGTGGAGCAAGGCGGACTGGCCGCGTTCGCGGGCTACCTGCGCATCCTCCGGGCGGAGAACCCGGACGGCGTGCTGCTGCTGGATGGAGGCGACCTCTTCCAGGGCACGCTCGCCTCCAACCTCACCGAGGGGGCGGTGGTCATCGACGCGATGAACACGCTGGGCTACTCGGCCTCCGCGCTGGGCAACCACGAGTTCGACTTCGGGCCCGCGGGGCCGCTCTCGGTGGGGATTGACGGGGAGGACCCGTTCGGTGCGCTCAAGGCGCGCATCGCACAGGCGAAGTTCCCCATCATGGGCGTCAACGTCACGGACAGCCAGACGGGCGGGGTGCCGACGTGGCTGGGCAATGACGGCACGCTGCTGGTGGAGCGGCGCGGGGTGCGCATCGGCATCATGGGGCTGGCGACGCCGCACACGCCGCAGGTGACCAACCCGGTGAACGTGGCGAGCCTGCGCTTCGCCCCGCTGGCTCCGGTGGCGCTCGCCACGGCCCAGGCGCTGCGCGCGCGCGGGGCCGAGGTGGTGGTCGCGGTGGCGCACGCGGGCGCGGTGTGCAAGCGGCACGACAACCCTCGGGATGCCTCCTCGTGCGACCGGGGGGACAGCGAGATCGTCGAGCTGCTGGAGGAGCTGCCGGAGGGGACGCTGGACGCGGTGGTGGCCGGGCACACGCACCAGCCCGTGGGCCACTTCATCCGGGGCACGCCGGTCATCGAGACGTCGGGCAAGGGCCGCGCCTTCGGACTCGTGGACCTCTACGTGGACCCGGTGACGCGCAAGGTGCTGCCCGAGAAGAGCAAGCTGGAGGGCTCCATCCCGGTGTGCGTGCGCGTGGACTCGACGGTGGGCACGTGTGACGAGCGGAAGCTGAAGGACACGAAGCAGGTGGAGCTGGCGCCCGCGACGTTCCGGGGACAGCCGGTGGTGGTGGACGCGGCGATGGAGGCGCAGCTCTCCCAGGCGCTGGCGCAGGTGGAGGAGGTGCAGCGTCGGCCGTTGGGGGTGAGGGTTCCGGAGACGCTCACGCGCAACTACGAGGCGGAGAGCCCGCTGGGGAGCGTGCTGTCGGACGCGCTGCGGGCCGTGTCGAAGTCGGACATCGCGCTGCTCAACAGCGGCGGCCTGCGCGCGGAGCTGCCCGCGGGGGAGCTCACCTACGGCGCGCTGTTCGAGGTGCTGCCCTTCGACAACACCATCGCGGTGCTGACGGTGTCGACGGAGGAGCTGAAGCGGCTGCTGGAGGCGGCGTATGCGCGCAAGGGCATCTACCAGGTGTCGGGGCTGAAGGTGCGCGTCGAGACGTGCAACGGCGTGTCGAAGCTGGCCTCCGTCACCCTGGCGAACGGCAAGCCGCTGCCCGCCAACAAGCGCTTCCGGGTGGCGATGCCGGACTTCCTGGCGCGGGGCGGTGGTGGACTGGACGACGTGCTCAAGACGCTGGCGCCGGAGAGCATCGACCTGGGTGAGCGTCAGGCGCTCACGCTGCGCGATGGGCTCATCGAGCACTGGAAGGCGCGGGGCAAGGCGCTGGTGGCGCCCACGCCCGGCCGGCTCGTGCGCATCACCGGGGCCAGCTGCCCCAAGGCTCCGGCCAGCGAGGCGGGCAAGGCGTCGTCGAAGTAG
- a CDS encoding WD40 repeat domain-containing protein: protein MRRIGIITVLALTALGACSKDSPPEEPPVSSAAPFRPCGAIGAGALAASAVSPDGTVLAAATLSGQLVLYRYSDGTRLNTLWDLPGQQVGVFFSKDGRLLVAANRMETRVWSFPDLTPVRTFKHPHTGQTTALAISPDGAVLATGGVDSENSQIALVRIWSMTDGSLQGTWRRLYEARVESLAFAPDGNTLAVALGHFVALIHVPDASEQRILSLGGQQASWSADGRLLAAGGVVMNVDTSKVVKPMETSLRLETTTFSSDGSLYAEGAEAGVTVYRTADWTKLHVFPVREGRPSRLAFSQDNTELRVDMGASRFSCNGASPQCPNGGNEILIHSLQTPATTRTFSLGPSMTGEVTFSPDGSLLATTADNVLSIWKTSDLSAVVAPPVRNPWNIQFSPDQGRILVDSTIHDLATGQELQRLNGGVLSPDFRMSARIELGENKVLLHDVATGKLLKEFATTQWTFVSGFSPDGRFLTVTGLSGGVDLRVLDVARGKVRHSFDLELKEGGPFVRFSPNGRWLASTGQSDFPSVMVLGLEDERRTALENGFTAAFSPDSTVLAAGNAKAEVLLWRTSDFLVRERLSGHGTSAHDEQYPQAVISVAFARTGQLATLGADRTVRLWCSQ from the coding sequence TTGAGACGCATTGGCATCATCACGGTCCTCGCCCTGACGGCGCTCGGAGCGTGTTCGAAAGACAGCCCGCCCGAGGAGCCTCCCGTATCGAGCGCCGCCCCGTTCCGCCCCTGTGGTGCCATCGGCGCTGGAGCCCTGGCGGCATCCGCGGTGTCTCCTGATGGAACCGTGCTGGCCGCGGCCACCCTTTCCGGCCAGCTCGTTCTCTATCGATACTCGGATGGAACGCGGCTGAACACGCTGTGGGACTTGCCGGGCCAGCAAGTGGGCGTGTTCTTCTCCAAGGATGGCCGCCTGCTGGTTGCGGCCAACCGGATGGAGACACGCGTGTGGAGCTTCCCGGACCTGACGCCGGTCCGCACCTTCAAGCATCCACACACGGGCCAGACGACGGCGCTGGCCATCTCCCCCGACGGGGCAGTGCTCGCCACCGGTGGGGTTGACTCAGAGAACAGCCAGATCGCCCTCGTCCGCATCTGGAGCATGACGGACGGAAGCCTCCAGGGGACCTGGCGGCGGTTGTACGAAGCGCGCGTCGAGTCACTGGCCTTCGCCCCGGATGGAAACACACTGGCCGTCGCCCTGGGCCACTTCGTGGCGCTCATCCACGTTCCAGATGCCTCCGAGCAGCGGATTCTCTCGCTCGGCGGCCAACAGGCATCCTGGTCCGCGGATGGAAGACTCCTGGCCGCGGGAGGTGTGGTGATGAATGTGGACACCTCGAAGGTGGTCAAACCCATGGAGACCTCGCTGAGGCTGGAGACGACCACCTTCTCTTCAGATGGAAGCCTCTACGCGGAAGGCGCGGAGGCGGGTGTGACGGTCTACCGCACCGCGGACTGGACGAAGCTGCACGTGTTCCCCGTGCGAGAAGGCCGTCCGAGCCGCCTTGCTTTCAGCCAGGACAACACCGAGCTTCGCGTCGACATGGGGGCGAGCCGCTTCAGCTGCAATGGCGCGTCGCCACAGTGCCCGAACGGAGGGAACGAGATTCTCATCCACTCCCTCCAGACCCCGGCCACGACACGCACCTTCTCACTGGGGCCGAGCATGACGGGGGAGGTGACGTTCTCCCCCGACGGCTCACTCCTCGCGACCACCGCGGACAATGTCCTGAGCATCTGGAAGACCTCGGACCTGAGCGCCGTCGTGGCACCCCCCGTCCGGAATCCCTGGAACATCCAGTTCAGCCCGGACCAGGGCCGGATTCTTGTGGACTCGACCATCCATGACCTTGCCACCGGGCAGGAGCTCCAGCGACTCAATGGCGGCGTCCTCTCGCCAGACTTCAGGATGTCCGCGCGAATCGAGCTCGGGGAGAACAAGGTCCTCTTGCACGACGTCGCGACGGGCAAGCTCCTCAAGGAGTTCGCCACCACCCAGTGGACCTTCGTTTCCGGGTTCTCCCCAGACGGACGCTTCCTCACCGTCACCGGGCTCTCCGGAGGCGTTGACCTTCGCGTCCTGGATGTGGCGCGAGGCAAGGTCCGGCACTCCTTCGATCTGGAACTCAAGGAGGGCGGCCCGTTCGTCCGGTTCTCTCCGAATGGACGATGGCTCGCCAGCACGGGGCAGTCTGACTTCCCGTCGGTCATGGTCCTCGGCCTCGAGGACGAACGTCGTACAGCCCTCGAGAACGGCTTCACCGCGGCCTTCTCACCTGACAGCACCGTGCTGGCCGCAGGCAACGCCAAGGCCGAAGTGCTGTTGTGGAGGACCTCCGACTTCCTGGTCCGTGAGCGATTGAGCGGGCATGGGACCTCGGCTCACGATGAACAGTACCCCCAAGCCGTCATCAGCGTGGCTTTCGCGCGCACCGGACAGCTCGCGACGCTGGGGGCGGACCGGACCGTCCGCCTCTGGTGTTCTCAGTAG